The Streptomyces kanamyceticus genome window below encodes:
- a CDS encoding CsbD family protein: MGDDGTMDKLKGKAKEMLGKATGDERQQAEGKTDQAKGSVKDAMDSLKDRAEGMKDSLKRDDS, encoded by the coding sequence ATGGGTGACGACGGCACCATGGACAAGCTCAAGGGCAAGGCCAAGGAGATGCTCGGCAAGGCCACCGGCGACGAGCGGCAGCAGGCCGAGGGCAAGACCGACCAGGCCAAGGGCAGTGTCAAGGACGCGATGGACTCCCTGAAGGACCGCGCGGAGGGCATGAAGGATTCCCTCAAGCGCGACGATTCCTGA
- a CDS encoding MFS transporter: MSEQKSTADRVRTEPAALTDTTHGPQRGKAHESVLTGRYAALTWGIVLSVGLVAFESMGVATVLPEIAGNLGGLGAYGWGLSALMLANLIGTVAAGRAADRRGPARPLAIGLTVFAVGCAVAGAAPNWPLFLAGRFLQGLGVGAVMALAYTAISLAYPQHLRARMFALVSGAWTVPSLIGPTIAAVIADGISWRGVFVLLLPLVALAAALALPQLRRLGGPDPAPAGEQGPWWATPVARSVLLAAGTAVFLAGLELRTVALLIPLAAVGAVVAVGALRSVTPPGTLTVRRGVPTGVVLRFLLCGAYFGSEAFLPLGLVELRELSATEAGLGLSAGAITWVAGAAWQGKADGRWSGRSRAVPIAAGFAVLLAGIVVMALGILVEATPALTAVAGWAIGGAGMGVAFNAATTDTMEQASADRQGEASGSMQLAQTLAVAVLSGLGGAAVALSDAHGSSVSTALTATFALTGALAAAGILVAHRIRVGAP, translated from the coding sequence TTGTCCGAGCAGAAGTCGACCGCCGACCGCGTGCGCACGGAGCCCGCTGCCTTGACCGACACCACCCACGGCCCCCAGCGTGGAAAAGCCCACGAGAGCGTGCTCACGGGCCGCTATGCCGCGCTGACTTGGGGCATCGTCCTCTCGGTCGGCCTGGTGGCCTTCGAGTCGATGGGCGTGGCCACCGTCCTTCCCGAGATCGCCGGAAACCTCGGCGGCCTGGGGGCCTACGGCTGGGGCCTTTCCGCGCTGATGCTGGCCAATCTGATCGGTACGGTCGCGGCGGGCCGGGCCGCCGACCGGCGCGGTCCCGCCCGGCCGCTGGCCATCGGCCTCACCGTCTTCGCCGTCGGTTGCGCGGTGGCCGGTGCCGCACCCAACTGGCCGCTCTTCCTTGCCGGGCGCTTCCTCCAGGGCCTCGGCGTCGGTGCCGTCATGGCCCTCGCGTACACCGCCATCTCCCTGGCCTATCCCCAGCACCTGCGGGCCCGGATGTTCGCGCTCGTCTCGGGTGCCTGGACGGTGCCCTCGCTGATCGGCCCGACCATCGCGGCGGTGATCGCCGACGGGATCTCCTGGCGCGGCGTGTTCGTCCTCCTGCTCCCCCTCGTCGCGCTGGCCGCCGCGCTCGCCCTGCCGCAGCTGCGCCGCCTGGGCGGGCCCGACCCGGCACCGGCGGGGGAACAAGGACCGTGGTGGGCCACGCCGGTCGCGCGCAGCGTGCTGCTCGCCGCCGGTACGGCCGTCTTCCTGGCCGGTCTCGAACTCCGTACGGTCGCCCTGCTGATTCCGCTGGCCGCGGTCGGCGCCGTCGTCGCGGTCGGCGCCCTGCGCTCGGTCACACCGCCCGGCACGCTCACCGTGCGCCGCGGAGTGCCGACGGGGGTGGTGCTGCGGTTCCTGTTGTGCGGCGCGTACTTCGGCAGCGAGGCGTTCCTGCCCCTCGGCCTGGTCGAGCTGCGGGAGTTGAGCGCGACCGAGGCCGGGCTCGGTCTCTCGGCGGGCGCGATCACCTGGGTGGCGGGCGCGGCCTGGCAGGGCAAGGCGGACGGCCGTTGGAGCGGGCGGTCGCGCGCGGTGCCGATCGCGGCCGGGTTCGCGGTGCTGCTCGCGGGCATCGTCGTGATGGCGCTCGGCATCCTGGTCGAGGCCACACCGGCCCTGACGGCCGTCGCGGGCTGGGCGATCGGCGGTGCGGGCATGGGCGTCGCCTTCAACGCGGCGACGACCGACACGATGGAACAGGCCTCAGCCGATCGCCAGGGCGAGGCGAGCGGATCGATGCAGCTCGCGCAGACGCTCGCGGTGGCGGTCCTCAGCGGCCTGGGCGGCGCGGCGGTGGCCCTCAGCGACGCACACGGCTCTTCGGTCTCGACCGCGCTGACGGCGACGTTCGCACTGACCGGCGCGCTGGCGGCGGCCGGAATCCTGGTGGCTCACCGGATCAGGGTCGGGGCGCCGTGA